The genomic stretch ACAGGTGTCAATGCTTCCGCCTTCGGGCTTATATAAGGAATTCCTAATGAAAGCCCCCTGAGAATAAAAAGTGTTCCTAACAGGATGACCATATATGGTGTTGCTTTACTGATGACATTACGCACTTTTAAGCTGATGAAATTACCAGCCATGGAAACAGTAAACATAATTGGAATCGTTCCTAACCCAAAAAGTGCCATGAAAAGGATGGCATTAATAATCTCCCCGGTATTAACAGCACCGGCAATTCCCACATAAACCAAGCCGCATGGAAGAATGCCATTGAGTAAACCAATTCCAAACAGTGAAAATGGTGTTCCTGCATGAAAAAGACGGTGGAATCGTGCAAATAACCGATTGGAATACCCTCCAAATAATCGTTCAATGGATAGTTTACTACCAAAAATTAAGGGAACAATTACCATTACAATCATCAGGATTCCTATCACTACTGACGACCATAATTGGAATCCGGCAAGGTGAATACCTTTACCCAGAATACCAAAAATAGCCCCAAGTATCATGTAGGTTAAAATCCTTCCAAGATTATAAATCAATCCACCCGATATTCTTTCAAACCATCCGCCTCTGTTGAGAGGTAATGCCAGGGCAATGGGTCCGCACATCCCTGCACAATGAAAACTACCAACTAATCCAATGAGAAATGCTGTCCAGAGAAACATCTGATTTCAAATTTTGGTTCTTGCTTATCTTTAATTTCAGTTTAACTATTTACGGCTTAATATGAATCACCTCTTCCTGGTAATACTCTTTGGATTGCATGGTCCAGGAAATTTTCACTATATACTTCCCTTTCATCAATTTGTCAATCGGTACTTTCTGAATGAGTGAACTATCCATACTTATGTCTACTTCCAGATCACCTGCATCATCAGATGGCCTGTAAAAGAACAACTTGCCCTTCGCATTTCCTTCAAAGAGCGACTTCGGGAACTTCACAACTGCAACATCTTCAACTGGTTCAACAGTTATCCTCTCAGATAAGGAGTTTGCATTTCCAATCCTGTCAATCTGTTTTTGATATTCCAACCCCTTGGGATAATATTCCTTTTCCACAAGTGCATTGTCTTGCTGAAAGCTTTTATACACAACAAAGACCATGCTTAATACAAAAATGGTAAGAAAGAGAAAAATCCCGTGACCCCAGTTAAACTTCATAGTTTTATGTTTCAGATTTTAGTAATAATCCAGAAAGCAAATTTACTCTTTTCGCTCTCCGGCTTTATCATTTTCATCATCATCGGTATCATCTAATTTATTAGGCCCGACGAAGGTCGATTTCATCTCTTCAATCTCCTGATCGCCACTCATGATTTTGAATTTAAGTTCAGTAGCTGAGGACTTAAGAAGTTCTTTAGAAAGAACAACCAGAAAATTAGCCTCTCCTACTTCTCCTTTTCGCACGATAAGTGAATCACCCATCATCTTTATTTCTCCCTCAGGTTTCTCAAGAACCAGCCGAATAGGCAATTCCTTCCGCGTTTTATTAACTACCTGTACGAGATAAATATTTGAATAATGAGCTGAATCATATTCCTGGTACATAGAGCCCTGAACCCTAAGAATTGTAGTCTCAACATCTGTTCTGATTGTAAACAGATAAGCAATCAGACCAAGAAGACCTACCAGGACCACTGAATAAAACACAACCCTGGCATTAACTTTAAGAGGAGTCCCTTCGGCAATGGTCCTTTCAGATGCATACCTGATTAATCCTTTAGGCCTGCCAATTCTGGTCATCACCGCATCACATGCATCCATACATGCCGTGCAATTGATGCACTCAAGCTGGGAACCGTTGCGGATATCTATACCTGTTGGACACACCAATTCACAACTTCCACATTCAATGCAATCACCTTTAGAAGAGTTCTCCCTTTTTTCAAGTGGATTATGCTTCCCCCTGGGCTCACCTCTTTTATAATCATAACTTACCTGGATCGAATTGCGGTCAAGCAGAACCCCCTGCAGCCTGCCATAGGGACAGACAATGATACATACCTGTTCCCTGAATTTGGCAAACACAAAATAATGCGCTACAGTAAATGCAAATATTGCTACGAATGCAGTAACATTATCCTTGGGACCTTTTTCCAACAAATCCTTTAACTGATCAATCCCGATGATGTAAGCAATGAAAATAAGTATGGTTAGTATGGAGAAGGTAAAAAAGAGCAAGTGTTTCAGGCTTTTCTTCCAGGCTTTATCAAAATTCCAGGATTGAGCATCCAGTTTACGCTGCTGGCTATGATTGCCTTCAATCAAATATTCTATTTGCCTGTAGACAAACTCCATAAAAACTGTTTGAGGACATACCCACCCACAGAATAATCGCCCGTATATCACTGTAAATAGTACGATGAATACTATGAAAGTTATCATAGTCAGCACAAAAAGGTGAAAATCCTGGGGCCAGAATATCACGCCGAACAAAATAAACTTTCGCTCTATGATATTGAACAATAGCATAGGATCGCCCTTGATTTTAATAAATGGGGCGCCAAAAAGAAAAAGCATTAAAAGGTAAGAAAACACTAACCTTTTATTGAAATAGGGGCCTTTAGGACGTTTAGGATAAACCCACACCCTGTTTCCTTGTTCACCAATGGTCGACAGCCGGTCTCTGAAACTGTCAGGTTCTTCTGAATTATTCATTTTTTTGGTACTTAATTAAGAAGGCTAAGGTCTGATTATTTAGCAGATCTTAGCCTTCAATTCACTTCAATAAGAATGTTTCCATGTTAAGCTATACGACTGAAATCCAGTCATATTTTATCAACCAAATTTTTCGTACTTTTTACCTTGTGGTGCTTTTGGATTCGCTGGTTTGGTTCCTTGCAGACTTAACATGTAGCTTAATACCTGTTGAATCTGTTCAGGACTCAATTGATCTTTATATGAGATCATCCCTTTTTCAAGAACGCCAGTGATAACGACTTTGTATAAATCCTGGATGGTAACCTTATTATTGATACTGTCACCATGAATCCAGTACTCATCAGTCATATTTGGTCCTACCAGGCCTTCACCATTCTGTCCGTGGCAAGTTGTGCATATCTTTTTATAGATATCCAAACCGGCACCAAGACTGGTGGCATCAGTGAGTGGCATCATTGTAGCAATATCCACAGTGTTCTTTTTCACTGATTCTTTCATGGTATTGAGCTCATCCATGGCAATTTTATATTCCTGCTTCTGGGAAGGCCACCAACCGGCTACATTGTATCCTAACAGGTATACTGCTGAAAACACAATGGTAATGATGAATAACCATACCCACCATCCGGGGAGTTTATTATCAAGTTCCCTGATGCCATCATATTCATGACCGCCCAGGAAACGATTTTTGGTGAGCTCATCAATTTCCGGCTCGCCATGATTAATATTTTTGTCTTCTATATTACTCATATTCAATGATTTTCTAGTGTTAAGAATGTGATTGACTATCTGGTTCATTGGGGTCCAGTGGCATCCTGCTAAGTTCTTCATCGCGGCCTTTATTCATAGTCAAAGTATAGACCGTCATAAGAATAAAAATCAGGACAAAGAGGAAAAGAGCCACCATTGGGAACCAATAGATACCTTCAATGCTATCGAACAAACTGGTAACAATTCTCATAAATTACAGAGCTTATTGATTAATTGCGGAAGCAGGAGCATCCATGATATCGGTACCAAGACGTTGCAAGTAGGCAATCAAAGCAATGATTTCCTTTTCAGGAGCTACGTCAATACCTGAAGCCTTTAAACCATCAGCTATCGCTTTTGCCTGAACTTTAAGATCGTCATTGGCTTTTTGATCATATCCTTCCGGATAAGGAACGCCAAGGTATTGCATTACCCTGATTTTAGATGGAGTCAAACCGAGATTCAGCTCCTTTTTGGCTAACCATGGGTATTTAGGCATAATACTCTGACTGTTCATTTTCTGAGGATCCAACATATGACTATAATGCCATGAATCAGGTTTATAGAGCTTCCCTGTCTTTACACCTTCCCTTGCTAAATCTGGCCCGGTGCGTTTCGAACCAAACTGGAATGGGTGATCATATACAAATTCCCCTGATTTTGAATACTCACCATAACGCTCTGTTTCTGACCTGAAAGGCCTTATCATCTGGGAATGGCAATTATAGCATCCTTCTTTGATGTAAATATCCCTGCCATGCAATTCGAGAGGGGTATAAGGCTTAACAGTGGCAATTGTCGGAATATTGGATTTGATGAGATAGGTAGGTACGATTTCAACAAGGCCACCAATCAGGATCGCAATAATTGCAAGGATCATAAAACGGATTGGTTTTCTTTCAAGGAACCGGTGAATACTTTCACCTGCAATCCTTGCACCTTCTTTTTGCAATCCGAAAGCTTCGGCAGCCTCTTCCTTTACAAATGAACCACTCTTCACAGTTTTAACGATGTTATAAACCAGGATCAGCATACCCACAAAATAAAGTGTTCCGCCAAATGCTCTCATATAATGCATTGGCATGATCTGAGTTACAATCTCAAGGTAGTTAGGATATACCAGTTCTCCGGCTTCAGTGAATTGTTTCCACATGGAAGCTTCTGTCCAGCCAGCCCAATACATTGGTATTGAATAGAATAAAATCCCAAGCGTTCCTACCCAGAAATGGACATTAGCAAGCTTCACAGAGTGAATTTTGGTATTAAACATCCTTGGAAGCAACCAGTATAACATACCAAATGTCAGGAACCCGTTCCAACCTAAGGCCCCAATGTGCACATGGCCAATAGTCCAGTTAGTATAATGGCTGATTGCATTAATATTTTTCAGAGAAAGCATTGGTCCCTCAAAGGTTGACATACCATAGGCTGTGACTGCTACTACGAAAAATTTGAGTACCGGTTCTTCTCTTACCTTATCCCATACACCTCTTAATGTTAATAACCCATTGATCATACCGCCCCAAGATGGTGCTATGAGCATAATTGAGAATACGGTTCCCAATGCCTGGGCCCAATCGGGTAAAGAAGTATAAAGTAAATGATGTGGGCCGGCCCAGATATACAGGAAAATCAAAGCCCAGAAATGGATGATGGAAAGTTTATAGGAATAAACCGGACGATTAGCTGCCTTCGGGATAAAATAATACATCAGGCCTAAATAAGGTGTTGTCAGGAAGAATGCAACCGCATTATGACCATACCACCATTGCACCAATGCATCCTGAACACCAGCATAAATAGGATAACTTTTAAATAAGCTCCAGGGAATTTCAATGGAATTCACAATGTGCAACACAGCAACTGTTACAAAAGTGGCTATGTAGAACCAGATAGCAACATAAATATGCTTCACACGACGCTTGAGGATAGTCCCCATCATGTTCCATCCAAATACTACCCAAATGGCAGCAATCAGAATATCAATAGGCCATTCAAGTTCTGCATATTCCTTACCTGTTGTAATACCTGCAAGTAACGTAACGGCAGCCAGTACAATGATTAACTGCCATCCCCAGAAATGAATTTTCGATAAAACATCACTGAACATCCTGGCTTTTAACAGACGTTGCAATGAATAATAAACTCCGGTAAAAATACCGTTGCCCACAAATGCGAAAATCACAGCGTTTGTGTGCAAAGGCCTTACACGTCCGAATGTCGTGAACTCAAGGCCGAAATTCAAGGCCGGGAACA from Bacteroidales bacterium encodes the following:
- a CDS encoding sulfite exporter TauE/SafE family protein, whose amino-acid sequence is MFLWTAFLIGLVGSFHCAGMCGPIALALPLNRGGWFERISGGLIYNLGRILTYMILGAIFGILGKGIHLAGFQLWSSVVIGILMIVMVIVPLIFGSKLSIERLFGGYSNRLFARFHRLFHAGTPFSLFGIGLLNGILPCGLVYVGIAGAVNTGEIINAILFMALFGLGTIPIMFTVSMAGNFISLKVRNVISKATPYMVILLGTLFILRGLSLGIPYISPKAEALTPVVEKAHKCCHK
- a CDS encoding FixH family protein, translated to MKFNWGHGIFLFLTIFVLSMVFVVYKSFQQDNALVEKEYYPKGLEYQKQIDRIGNANSLSERITVEPVEDVAVVKFPKSLFEGNAKGKLFFYRPSDDAGDLEVDISMDSSLIQKVPIDKLMKGKYIVKISWTMQSKEYYQEEVIHIKP
- the ccoG gene encoding cytochrome c oxidase accessory protein CcoG, translating into MNNSEEPDSFRDRLSTIGEQGNRVWVYPKRPKGPYFNKRLVFSYLLMLFLFGAPFIKIKGDPMLLFNIIERKFILFGVIFWPQDFHLFVLTMITFIVFIVLFTVIYGRLFCGWVCPQTVFMEFVYRQIEYLIEGNHSQQRKLDAQSWNFDKAWKKSLKHLLFFTFSILTILIFIAYIIGIDQLKDLLEKGPKDNVTAFVAIFAFTVAHYFVFAKFREQVCIIVCPYGRLQGVLLDRNSIQVSYDYKRGEPRGKHNPLEKRENSSKGDCIECGSCELVCPTGIDIRNGSQLECINCTACMDACDAVMTRIGRPKGLIRYASERTIAEGTPLKVNARVVFYSVVLVGLLGLIAYLFTIRTDVETTILRVQGSMYQEYDSAHYSNIYLVQVVNKTRKELPIRLVLEKPEGEIKMMGDSLIVRKGEVGEANFLVVLSKELLKSSATELKFKIMSGDQEIEEMKSTFVGPNKLDDTDDDENDKAGERKE
- a CDS encoding c-type cytochrome, with the translated sequence MSNIEDKNINHGEPEIDELTKNRFLGGHEYDGIRELDNKLPGWWVWLFIITIVFSAVYLLGYNVAGWWPSQKQEYKIAMDELNTMKESVKKNTVDIATMMPLTDATSLGAGLDIYKKICTTCHGQNGEGLVGPNMTDEYWIHGDSINNKVTIQDLYKVVITGVLEKGMISYKDQLSPEQIQQVLSYMLSLQGTKPANPKAPQGKKYEKFG
- the ccoN gene encoding cytochrome-c oxidase, cbb3-type subunit I produces the protein MELQKFYYDNKIVRLFAYATILWGVVGMLVGLLAALQIMFPALNFGLEFTTFGRVRPLHTNAVIFAFVGNGIFTGVYYSLQRLLKARMFSDVLSKIHFWGWQLIIVLAAVTLLAGITTGKEYAELEWPIDILIAAIWVVFGWNMMGTILKRRVKHIYVAIWFYIATFVTVAVLHIVNSIEIPWSLFKSYPIYAGVQDALVQWWYGHNAVAFFLTTPYLGLMYYFIPKAANRPVYSYKLSIIHFWALIFLYIWAGPHHLLYTSLPDWAQALGTVFSIMLIAPSWGGMINGLLTLRGVWDKVREEPVLKFFVVAVTAYGMSTFEGPMLSLKNINAISHYTNWTIGHVHIGALGWNGFLTFGMLYWLLPRMFNTKIHSVKLANVHFWVGTLGILFYSIPMYWAGWTEASMWKQFTEAGELVYPNYLEIVTQIMPMHYMRAFGGTLYFVGMLILVYNIVKTVKSGSFVKEEAAEAFGLQKEGARIAGESIHRFLERKPIRFMILAIIAILIGGLVEIVPTYLIKSNIPTIATVKPYTPLELHGRDIYIKEGCYNCHSQMIRPFRSETERYGEYSKSGEFVYDHPFQFGSKRTGPDLAREGVKTGKLYKPDSWHYSHMLDPQKMNSQSIMPKYPWLAKKELNLGLTPSKIRVMQYLGVPYPEGYDQKANDDLKVQAKAIADGLKASGIDVAPEKEIIALIAYLQRLGTDIMDAPASAINQ